The DNA window GCTTTAGTACAAACAGAAACGAGACTGGTTAGCAACACCAGGAGAGAACAGGTGGGATGGGCGGAAAATCAGCAAGCAATACAAGGCAAGGCCAAGGTGGGTGAAAGGGGGGGGACAAGTGAAAGGGAGTGGGTGAATGTACAAAGTGTGCCTGGAATGGAGAGAACAAAGGgatgaaagaggaagagatgagAGGAAATCGAAGTGGAACAGCtacaagaaaaggaaaaagagaggaggtGTTTGCGCCTGTATGAGTGGTGTGACTGTTGGTTCAGATTATggtgagggagacagagagagagagagagagagacagagacagagagagagagagagagatcgggGAACAATGACCCAGTGTGCAAGAACTGGGGATAACAGAAGAGAGGGATCGGAGGGTGAAGGCTAAGAGAcaacagagaaaacagaggaGTGGTACGGCTCAGCACCATGCACAACACACTCAGAGGATTCTTATCCAGGCTTAGACATGCAACTGAATCTGCATCCTCTGCAGcatcatacagacacacattcagCACATCTGCACGTCATTACTTACTGTCCAGAACTTTATGAAGTATTGCAGTACGGTGGCTGCAATGAACAAACAGTACACCAGCGAATAAGCCAGGAAGAGGATGAAAAACTTGTAGTTGGAGAATCCGACACAGTTGTTCACCctggagacacacaaacacagaaaggtGAGATTTGACATAATTTCCTCTGAGTAAAAATCTTATCAACCTGAACTTTCCAAAAAGGTGGAGGCTTTGTGGTACTCTTATGGTTACAAAACAGTAAAGTAGAAAGCGCTGTTGCCTTCTTGTATTTGGGAAATCAAGGCATGTGTGGATAATTAAGTCGTTTTTAAATAGTTTGGGCACCATGTCATGCAGCAAAGTAAGACATTATTCCAACATAGCGTAGCTGCATGAAGCTTCTGAGAAACACTGTTAATACGGTACACTTTGCCATCTTAACGAGACCAAAAGAGTGAAACTAAAGGGATTAACATTCAACAGCTTGATAGGCCTGTTGCAAAATATGCTTGGCATGAAGTGTGAACCATCCCAACTTTAAAATGTGAGCGGTTGTATCATATGTAAGGCATATCTCTTTGTTTTGCAGGTCTTACATACCAGGGACAATGGTGGTCCATCTTCAGCACACACCTGTCACACACAGCAAGAGAAAAGTATAGGagaggacagttttttttttcttttttaaaaacacaagaaaatatCTTGGTTGAATCAAGAGGAAGTCTCACAGTTAGTATTCAATAAATATGGTTTCCTTACATGTCACACGCGGAGCAATGATGACACCGGTCTGGCTTGATAACTTGACAGCGGTCACAGTAACGGATTGCTGCACCATGTCAACACAACAGGATCTTGTTATGGGACAGCTTCAACAGACGCTCACATTCAcatttagacacaaacacagatgtacCTCCGGCTCCCGTGCGGGTGTACAGAGGCAGACTGGTGGCGGCTCTCCATAGAATCTCTTGCTGCGACTCTGGCCTCTCTTCCTTCTCATAACGCTCCTTCTCAGCCTTGGGCAGGCAGAACTggagtggaaaaaaacaaacagattttttttttttttttataccaacaGAGGATTACAGCCATGTAGACAGAGTGGGCTTGTTTGGGAGAATCTGATTAGTGTACCTCTTTGGAAGGGTTGGCAGGCTGAGAGAAGATGGTCTTCCAGTAAGACCATacaaacatgatgaaaaagAGGTGGAAGAAGATCAGGTAGACAACTGGAGGGAAATATTAAGCAAAACGTCAGCAAACAgtctaatgtgtgtgcactgacTTGAACACTGCCGCTGTCACTTGGGATATGTGGACAGACTGGACATCTACATATTAAATTAATGAGAGAGCAATGCTGAATGAGGAGCTGCTCTGCTTCAAAGAGACCAACCTCAGCACTTTGAGAAAGCATGTTTTCTGTGccagccttttttcttttctgctaaGTGTAGAGAGCATATTTCACCGGACACTCGAGAGACTATCCTACTAAAGAGCAAACTGGCTCACTTCTGTAAACCTATAGTCACAATGTATTTAATAACCAAGACACTTACTTTGCTCTCCTATACTGGGGATGGTGActgtaagagaaaaaaaacagagaaaaatgttaaaaaaatgttagaTATGAAGAAATTGTCACCTAACAGTGACAGTTATAATAGCAAAATTAAAATCAGTGGAATACATCTGACAGTGGGCTTTAGAAAAGCTTGGCTATTGGATCCAAAAATAAATTCacaagacacaaaatgcaacaaagtgataagaaaaaaagaaaccaattGAAAATGTTCTctagttgacaaaacaatcgCTCCCCAAGATGCAATCAGTGGCTGTTCTGAAGCTTTCTGCCATATAAAGAAAAAGTCCTAAAGTCAGAAAAATAGGAATTTGAACTTTAAATGgacaaactccatctgctgaggaaAAACTAACTCTCACTTTCAACTTAATTTAGTCAACTTTCTGCTCTTTTCCTTAGAAAAACACTGCATACTTTCACCTCTTCAGGCACATAAAAAAACTTCACATTAAACTCTCTAAGAAAGACAAATCACGAGCACACCAAGGCCCTATGACCTGTAAGGTAgggatcaaacacacacatatacacatatatacacacacacacacatatatacagtggggcaaaaaagtatttagtcagccaccaattgtgcaagttctcctacttaaaaagatgagagaggcctgtaattttcatcataggtacacttcaactatgagagacgaaatgagaaaaaaaaatccagaaaatcacattgtaggatttttaatgattttatttgcaaattatggtggaaaataagtatttggtcaataacgaaagttcatctcaatactttgttctataccctttgttggcgaTGACAAAGGTCAAACggtttctgtaagtcttcacaaagttttcacacactgttgctggtattttggcccattcctccatgcagatctcctctagagcagtgatgttttggggctgtcactgggcaacacagactttcaactccctccaaagattttctatggggttgagatctggagactggctaggccgctctaggaccttgaaatgcttcttacaaagccactccttcgttgcccgggcagtgtgtttgggatcagtgtcatgctgaaagacccagccatgtttcatcttcaatgcccttgctgacggaaggaggttttcactcaaaatctcacgatacatggccccattcattttttcgtttacacggatcagtcgtcctggtccctttgcagaaaaacagccccaaagcatgatgtttctacccccatgcttcacagtaggtatggtgttctttggatgcaactcagcattctttcccctccagacacgacgagttgagtttttaccaaaaagttctattttggtttcatctgaccatatgacattctcccaattctcttctggatcatccaaatgctctctagcaaactccagacgggcctggacatgtactggcttaagcaggaggacacgtctggcactgcaggatttgagtccctggcggtgtagtgtgttactgatggtagcctttgttactttggtcccagctctctgcaggtcattcactaggtcccctcgtgtggttctgggatttttgctcaccgttcttgtgatcattttgaccccacggggtgagatcttgcgtggagccccggattgagggagattattagtggtcttgtatgtcttccattttcttataattgctcccacagttgatttcttcacaccaagctgcttacctattgcagattcagtcttcccagtctggtgcaggtctacaattttgtttctggtgtcctttgacagctctttggtcttggccatagtggagtttggagtgtgactgtttgaggttgtggacaggtgtcttttatactgataacaagttcaaacaggtgccattaatacaggtaacaagtggaggacagaggagcctcttaaagaagaagttacaggtctgtgagagccagaaatcttgcttgtttgtaggagaccaaatacttattttcccgaggaatttgtaaataaattcattaaaaatcctacaatgtgattttctagatttttttttctcattttgtctctcatagttgaagtgtacctatgatgaaaattacaggcctctctcatatttttaagtgggagaacttgcacaattggtggctgactaaatacttttttgccccactgtatatatagcCTCATTTATAGgagtcacaagccaaaaaaatTGGGAACCACTAATCTAGTCTTCCCTGACaacaaatctgtgtgtgtgtgtttttaggtgcacttcaaatatatacatacatacacacataaaagtACACCTTTATAAAATTAGACCATGACACCAAATCTTATCCAGTAAGGGGATTTCTGTGATCCTGAtataaaaagtttgggaactcCTGAAATAGCCTACACAAGCTATAAATTACATCATTCACAGTTAAGATATATCAGgattagaaaacattttttctctCATCTTAATGCAAAAACTCTCTGAGCCAAATTAACACTTCACCCGTGCCAAGCTAATTACCAAATTAGAGGGAAGGTATGCATGTGGTGAGCCCTCTTTATATATTATCTATGGGTCAGCCAGCCAAATAGAAATACCGTTTAGTAAGCGTTTTAATTCTCCATCCAGACTCCATTCAGttagacacaaaataacagagACGAGACGGGCAGCAATAACACATCACGGTGAAAGTTTTTCTCTGTCCATAACACATTTCCCCCTAAAATAAAGCAACCCAAATGGTTGGCAGCTACCAGATAATTAGCTGTATCTAGATGTGGACAGGCTTGCCAACACCATTGTTGAGCTGCGTTCCATTTACTTCCTGCCGgccagcagcagctgtgtgtttctgtggacAGCACAATGGAAACACCAGAGGTTAAATGCTTTTAAGAGTCAACGGACGGCGGCAGTACGACTACTTACATATACAAAGCTCCACCACATAAGCATAATACGACCAGCAGACGACCAGGGCGATAAAAATCACAGGTATCCATGCCAAACCCCGTTGACAGCATCTCAGTACGTGTGTGGGCGCCATCTTTCTCCCTCTACTGGGGAAAAGGGAGTGTCGATGTGTGACGTCACGTGAGCAAAGTGAGACTGGAGATGTGgtctgaaaatattttttggggAATTAATTAAAGATATTGATTGGACAAAAGCCTGGTCATTACACTATTTGTATCCACTAAGGCTCAGAAATACATGTAATTATCCTACATATCATAGATGCCACTGATGTTTTTGTTACTGCAAAAGTTTGGTCTGATTTTAGGTGAGGTTtgtatattttgaatgtaaGGACCCATATTAGCCTATGTGTTATTATTAGTGTAGAATAGAGTCATGACTTTACATATAGAGTAGAATCAAATGTTATAATTGAACaattacaaaatgtgttttattgtattcattttatgGTATTATTGGTTTTCATCCTATGATATTACTGTCATCATTCATCAAACGTTTTTTAGTTTATTAGATTTCCCTTCATATCATTTCACTGTGCCTTGTTTAACATAATGAAAAACGAGAATTTTTTTTGATCCAATAAAGTTTTGACAAAAAAtggtctggaaaaaaaaattcattatTTACAAAATTATCTTTTTCACAACTGCTCTTTTAATTCACAAAAATCACTGAACCTTTATAGGTCTACTTGTCAAAATGACAAGCTTATTATATGTGTATGcgcatatttattcattattttataaaGCAGGAGCTTAGGCTACTTTAGGGAAGTGCAACCTAGAGTCTATATGGGTGTAACTTAGGACTTTGAGCCTGTCCTCAAGGCAACATCGTAACTCAGCACCAGGAAGAAAAATATATAGCTACGAAACACAGGAAACACGATAGCTTAAACTGGCCAGTGGCAGGCCGTTTATTTCTAGACGTGGCTGTAATTCACCGGGAAGTTGAGGCTAAAAGTGAAAGTAGTTGCTCGTAATCCatacaaaacagcaaaaatgaCTTCCGTTGAGATGCTGGCGGAGCCCTACTTGTCGCGCATTGGGTTTGCTGGCCCAGCTGAGCCGAGCCTGGAGGTGCTGCGGTCGGTTCACATCCGTCACCTGCTCTCGGTGCCGTTTGAAAACCTGACGGTGCACAGCGGCGGGCGAGTTCAACTTGACCTTCCTCTTCTGTACGACAAGATAGTGAACCACCGCCGAGGCGGCTTCTGCTTTGAGAATAACGGCCTTTTCTCCtggctgctgtcaaaactgggcTTTCGGGTAACTCTGCTCTCTGGTCAGGTGAAGAATATGATCACGGGCTGCTACGGGCCACCCTTTGACCATTTGATCCTCATGGTGAGCCTTGATGGGCAGCGCTGGCTATGCGACGTCGGGTTCGGAGCCCCATGCTTCAGTGCCCCTCTTTCACTTGAGACCAGCGAGCCTCAGGAGCAGGGCCACCGAGTGTACCGCATCACACAGCATATGGGGATGCATTTTCTGGAGTGGCAGCGGGACGAGAGCAGAGGGGCAGATGGAGACTGGACAGAAATCTACAAGTTCACCCTTGAACCCCGGTGTCTGGAGGACTTTGCTGAAATGTGCCGGTACCACCAGAGCTCCCCCTGCTCCATCTTCTTCTGCAAATCCCTCtgcactgttttaaaaaaaggtggaAGGCTCACCTACAT is part of the Sander vitreus isolate 19-12246 chromosome 22, sanVit1, whole genome shotgun sequence genome and encodes:
- the LOC144536948 gene encoding arylamine N-acetyltransferase, pineal gland isozyme NAT-10-like; this encodes MTSVEMLAEPYLSRIGFAGPAEPSLEVLRSVHIRHLLSVPFENLTVHSGGRVQLDLPLLYDKIVNHRRGGFCFENNGLFSWLLSKLGFRVTLLSGQVKNMITGCYGPPFDHLILMVSLDGQRWLCDVGFGAPCFSAPLSLETSEPQEQGHRVYRITQHMGMHFLEWQRDESRGADGDWTEIYKFTLEPRCLEDFAEMCRYHQSSPCSIFFCKSLCTVLKKGGRLTYMGRRLTSTTFPTKGTGEVLQTTTRELKDEEIPGILAEEFGVVLNSPLIPKDETITPPPVMY
- the LOC144536986 gene encoding palmitoyltransferase ZDHHC20-B-like: MAPTHVLRCCQRGLAWIPVIFIALVVCWSYYAYVVELCIFTIPSIGEQIVYLIFFHLFFIMFVWSYWKTIFSQPANPSKEFCLPKAEKERYEKEERPESQQEILWRAATSLPLYTRTGAGAIRYCDRCQVIKPDRCHHCSACDMCVLKMDHHCPWVNNCVGFSNYKFFILFLAYSLVYCLFIAATVLQYFIKFWTNELPDTHAKFHVLFLFFVAAMFCISILSLFSYHLWLVGKNRSTIEAFRAPVFRTGSDKNGFSLGFRKNIAQVFGDQKKYWLLPVFTSQGDGLTFPTRLVNADVEQAAVTLQPEPNKRAAEVPVSPVSESQNHLLSNDQHANNIGNHQADSTLKSADSETITISMESES